One Carassius auratus strain Wakin chromosome 44, ASM336829v1, whole genome shotgun sequence genomic window carries:
- the LOC113062581 gene encoding endothelin-1-like, protein MDLRIIFPVLYMLSSGIFDLAAPASLGLGTAQATAISVRHSRTKRCSCASFMDKECVYFCHLDIIWVNTPERTVSYGLGNAPRKKRSVTEPVVPKSRCKCADSQDKTCSSFCQLDNSLKHKAASDKAMHAAQGQDCAEKQCKHKLADKQTTIRRVKNTKQSGDILSRVRAIKRINLLLEKWGVRRHHRTRAWTSENAAS, encoded by the exons ATGGATTTGAGGATTATTTTTCCAGTGTTGTACATGCTGTCATCTGGAATTTTTGATTTGG CTGCTCCAGCATCTTTGGGTCTTGGCACAGCACAAGCCACAGCAATCTCTGTGCGACACTCCAGGACTAAGAGATGTTCCTGCGCAAGTTTTATGGATAAAGAGTGTGTCTACTTTTGCCACCTGGACATAATATGGGTCAACACACCAGA GCGAACAGTGTCATATGGACTTGGAAACGCTCCACGTAAGAAGCGCTCAGTAACAGAACCTGTTGTGCCCAAGTCACGCTGCAAATGTGCAGATAGTCAAGACAAAACATGCTCATCATTTTGTCAGCTGGACAATTCCTTAAA GCATAAAGCAGCGTCAGACAAGGCAATGCATGCCGCCCAGGGCCAAGATTGTGCCGAGAAGCAATGCAAACACAAGCTGGCAGACAAACAGACAACGATTAGACG ggtgaaaaacacaaaacagagtgGTGACATCCTCTCCAGGGTGAGGGCCATCAAGAGGATCAATCTTCTCCTGGAGAAATGGGGAGTGAGGCGGCACCACAGGACACGAGCGTGGACGTCTGAAAACGCTGCTTCATAG